One Candidatus Brocadiia bacterium DNA window includes the following coding sequences:
- a CDS encoding 6-phosphofructokinase yields MKTIKRIGVLTGGGDAPGLNAVIRAVVKSAFNRGWEVIGIREGFEGLLHTSKAKRITTKDITGILNMGGTILGTTNRGNPFKHQVRVGNKTVVKDVSHIIVRNFRKLKLDALVAIGGDGSLGIANQLKKKGLPIVGIPKTIDNDLKATVITFGYDTAVSTATDALDKLHSTAQSHKRVMVVEVMGRYAGWIALNSGVAGGADIILIPEIPFSFDKICAKVRDRYQTNRNFCIVVVAEGAQPAGGQRLVKAAGSASHVEVLGGVGNLVADEIAKRTGKETRSMVLGHLQRGGNPTTFDRLVGTRFGTAAVRLIAEGKFGRMVCLRPPDIGSVPLEEAIAQLNTVPLTSDVIRSGKELGICFGD; encoded by the coding sequence ATGAAGACTATAAAACGTATCGGTGTTTTAACCGGGGGCGGCGACGCGCCGGGGCTTAATGCCGTCATCCGGGCCGTGGTCAAGAGCGCCTTCAATCGCGGTTGGGAAGTAATAGGTATAAGGGAAGGTTTCGAAGGTCTGTTGCATACCTCCAAGGCTAAAAGAATCACCACCAAAGACATCACCGGCATATTGAATATGGGCGGCACCATCCTGGGCACCACCAACCGCGGCAACCCCTTCAAGCACCAGGTCCGGGTCGGCAACAAGACGGTGGTCAAGGACGTTTCCCACATCATCGTCCGCAACTTCCGCAAGCTCAAGCTTGACGCGCTGGTGGCTATCGGCGGCGACGGCTCGCTGGGCATTGCCAACCAGCTTAAGAAAAAAGGCCTGCCCATCGTCGGTATTCCCAAGACTATTGACAACGACCTCAAGGCCACGGTCATAACATTCGGCTACGACACGGCCGTATCCACGGCCACCGACGCGCTGGACAAGCTACATTCCACCGCCCAGAGCCACAAACGGGTGATGGTCGTTGAGGTTATGGGCCGTTACGCTGGCTGGATAGCCCTGAACTCCGGCGTGGCCGGCGGCGCCGACATCATTCTCATACCCGAGATACCGTTCAGTTTCGACAAGATTTGCGCCAAGGTCAGGGACCGCTACCAGACCAACCGCAACTTCTGCATCGTGGTCGTAGCCGAAGGCGCCCAACCGGCCGGCGGACAGCGCCTGGTCAAGGCGGCCGGCTCGGCCAGCCACGTCGAGGTGCTGGGCGGGGTCGGCAACCTGGTAGCCGATGAAATAGCCAAAAGGACCGGCAAAGAGACCCGGTCTATGGTATTGGGCCACCTACAGCGGGGCGGTAACCCGACCACGTTTGACCGGCTGGTCGGCACCCGGTTTGGCACGGCCGCGGTTCGGCTCATTGCCGAAGGCAAATTTGGTCGTATGGTCTGCCTAAGGCCGCCCGACATCGGCTCGGTCCCGCTCGAAGAAGCCATCGCCCAATTAAACACCGTGCCCCTGACCTCCGACGTCATCCGCTCCGGTAAGGAACTGGGGATTTGTTTCGGGGATTAG
- a CDS encoding SIMPL domain-containing protein, protein MKNAVVVFLGVMLLLCIGAGEPGQQATPRLITVTGQSEVNVVPDEVVITLGVETLDKKLSAAKTQNDVSVKKILALAPQYQIDPKYVQTSQISIYPRYESGSWSGRNFVGYEVEKTIVFILKDVSKFEEFLSGVLEAGANNVRGVQFRTSELRKYKDQARAMAVKAAREKAVAVSAELGQKVGKPYTIKEEEISYYGDNNFSNSQVSRDSGQGAETGEGTIALGQISVKAKFTVSFELE, encoded by the coding sequence ATGAAGAATGCAGTAGTAGTGTTTTTGGGAGTAATGCTCCTGTTGTGCATTGGGGCAGGTGAACCGGGGCAACAGGCAACGCCCCGCTTGATTACCGTGACCGGGCAATCAGAAGTCAATGTGGTCCCGGATGAGGTGGTCATCACGCTGGGAGTAGAAACTCTGGATAAGAAACTCAGCGCCGCCAAGACTCAGAACGATGTTAGCGTCAAGAAAATATTGGCTCTGGCTCCTCAATATCAGATTGACCCCAAATATGTTCAAACCAGCCAAATCAGTATCTACCCCAGATATGAAAGCGGCAGTTGGAGCGGACGTAATTTTGTCGGCTATGAGGTTGAAAAGACCATTGTCTTCATCCTCAAGGATGTTTCCAAGTTCGAAGAATTCCTCAGCGGTGTCCTTGAAGCCGGAGCTAATAATGTCCGTGGCGTCCAGTTTCGGACATCGGAACTGAGGAAATACAAAGACCAGGCGCGGGCCATGGCCGTCAAAGCCGCCCGGGAAAAAGCCGTGGCCGTTTCGGCTGAACTGGGGCAGAAGGTCGGCAAGCCGTACACCATTAAAGAAGAAGAGATTTCTTACTATGGTGATAACAATTTTTCCAATTCTCAAGTTAGTCGTGATTCCGGGCAGGGCGCGGAAACGGGCGAGGGGACTATAGCCCTTGGCCAGATATCGGTAAAAGCCAAGTTTACCGTAAGTTTTGAACTGGAATAA
- a CDS encoding biopolymer transporter ExbD codes for MLYSQKTVDRFCIIVLTMIAIVLCIWIFTVFFSKHKEIDGKLEIPLPKDGGMSPTLVTDPILEEFRVSMELDASTGKTKLMIGSTSVESLGKLEEIIQEEVYRFKKDGKQTNASPITVTYDGDAPEYYNIIPVVINAAPNVPWQDVVNVISICKKVDIGIVFSAKYILPPERD; via the coding sequence ATGTTATATTCACAAAAGACCGTTGATAGATTCTGTATCATTGTTTTAACAATGATAGCCATAGTGCTTTGTATCTGGATATTCACTGTGTTTTTCAGTAAACACAAAGAGATAGATGGAAAGCTGGAAATTCCGCTCCCAAAGGATGGAGGTATGAGTCCTACACTTGTTACTGATCCGATACTGGAAGAGTTTAGGGTATCAATGGAATTGGATGCCAGCACAGGTAAAACAAAACTAATGATTGGTTCAACATCAGTGGAAAGCTTGGGTAAACTAGAGGAAATCATTCAGGAAGAAGTTTACCGTTTTAAAAAAGATGGTAAGCAAACTAATGCTTCACCAATTACAGTAACATACGATGGCGATGCTCCTGAGTATTACAATATTATACCCGTCGTTATTAATGCTGCGCCAAATGTCCCATGGCAGGATGTGGTTAATGTAATAAGTATTTGTAAGAAAGTGGATATAGGAATCGTGTTTTCTGCTAAGTATATTTTACCGCCTGAGCGTGATTGA